The window ACTACCTGTCCTTCGAGGCCGGCGGCGAACGTCATCGCTTTCCGGTTGCGCGGCCCGCGATCACCGGCCCCAGGGCCGCGCGCTTTCCCATTCTTTGAGTCCGAAACCAACCCCCGGTCCTCGCCAGGCCCCCTCCTTCTGAGTCGGCCAAGGGGTGGCCGAACACATCGCATGCCTGGTCACCCTCGAACGCTTGCAGCCAGCCAACGCCGTCTGCCACGGCCACCCGCGCGGCGAGCCGGCATCCGCGGCGCAACCAGCCTGGCGGACGGGGGCGCTGCTTCCCCCGCTGCTTCCCCTGCTGCGCGCCCCCTGCTACTTCCCATTTCCGCGCGGGCCGGCGACCATCGCGCCCCCTCTTTCCATTGACCTGCACCGCAACAACATGGCCTCGAACAAAGCCCACCACGCGACCGGATGGGCTGCAGGCCTGATCGCCGCAGCGCTGGTCGCTCATGCTGGCACGGCCGGCCCCCAGGGACTCCGGGCCGGCCTGGCGCTGTTCGGCGCGATCGCCGGCGGCACGGCTCCGGATTGGCTCGAGGTGGCCTGGTGGTCGCGTTCGCGCCGGCTGTGGATCACGCATCGGACCCTGACTCACTGGGGCATCGGCTGGGCCGCTGCGTGCGCCTGGGCCTACCATTCGCTGGCCGCACATCCCGTCGCCGCACTGGGCTTCGGCTTCGCCTGCGGTGGACTGATGCACCTGCTGGCCGACTGGCCGAATCCCCGTGGCGTACCCTGGATCTACGGCAGGCACTCGCTCAAGCTCTGGAACAGCGGCCGCTGCGACCTGATCGTTATTGCAGCTGCATGGCTGGCCGCCGCCGCGGTCGCCGACCACGTCTGGTTCCACGGTATCCATAGCCGCTGGCTTGTCGACGTGGTACGCGCCGGGCGCCCGATTTCCTGAGCAGGCAACGCGCACCTTGCGGCGGCATGCGCAGGCGTCTGCCGGCATCCATGCCCAGAGCACGACGACGCCCCCCCTCCCGAGGATACCGGGCGCATGACTCACGACACGATTCGGGTATCCGGGCCTCGCTAAGGGGCAGCTGAGGGGCAGCTGAGGGGCAGCTAAGGGGCAGCTGAGGGGGCAACCAAGGGGCCCCTGCTCCCGACCCGGATCTCCCCCGAGAACCAGGTTCCTGACCCTTCCCCGGGTTATGGCAGCCCTGGCAAAAATCCCTCTGCGCAAACCCCGGCACCGTATGTGCCGCCATATTGTCTGCCCATCCCGCACACATGCCGATCGAATATCGAAAGAGAAGCCATTTATTTCCCAGCCATCCTTTCAGGATAAAAACCCCACCAACGAAGGGCATTACTACGCCGCTCACGGGATTCCCACAGCCCCGCCCGTGACAAGGCAGCACAGCCGGACCAACAAGGACTAAAATCGCCGTTTTCCAGTTGCCATTGCCCTCGGTCCGATGCGTTGGCTTGTCGACGCCGGCGTTCCCGCCAGTCAGGTCATTTCGCGCACAGGATTGGTACGCCGCGGGGAAATGGATTATCCAGGCCGCACGTCGCGGAGACATGCACACGATCGGGCGCTCACGCTGTTCGGCAAAATATACTCCCGCCGGAAAGACGGCGCCGGCCCCAATGGGTAATGCGCAGCGGATGGCATCGAAATCAGAACAAGCAACGGAAGCTGAAACAGCGAGGGAAGCACAATGCATGTGAAGTACCTGATGATTACCATCGCCGCCGCGACTGTGACGGCCTGCGGGGGCGGGGGCGATTCCGGCTCCCTGTCATCCCTGGTCTCGCAACCGACGACCCCGACCCCGGCTCCCACGCCGACGCCCACACCGACACCGAGCCAGGTACCACAGAGTGCGGCCGAGGGGATCTGGATCGGCACGACCAATACCAACCGTACCGTCAACGGCGTGGTACTCAACGATGGCAGCTACTATCTCTTCTATTCGCCAGCCGGGCAGCCGGGGCAGATCGGCGGCGTCATCCAGGGCAGCGGCACGGCCAAGGGCGGCAGCTATGCTTCCGGAGATGGCCGCGACTTCAACCTGGCGGCGAACACCTTGACCGCACTCAGCCTGTCGAGCAGTTACCAGGAGCAGAAGACGCTCGCTGGCATGGTCACCTACGTCGCGGCGGGCGGCCCCACGGAGACGCTGACAACGGTCTACAGTTCCATGTACGAGGCGAAGCCGGCACTCTCCGCTCTCGCCGGCCAGTATTCGGTCCAGATCGGCGTGCTCGGCACCGTCGGCACGGCGACGCTCGCCGTGGGCAGCGACGGCTCCCTGGTCGGCTCGAGCGCCAGTATCAGCACCAGCACCAGCAATAGCTGCGGCATCTCCGGTACGTTGGCACCACGCGATCGGGGCAACGCCTACGATGCAACCATCGTGTTCGACGTCAATTGCGCCTACCCCACGCAGACCACGAAGGGAGCCGCCTATTTCGATGCTTCCAGCAAGCGCCTCTATGTGGTTACGGTGAACAACGAACGCACCCGCGCCGCAGCGATCGTCGGTACCAGACCCTGATGCCCCGCCTCACCATGCATTGACATGGGCTCAAGGCACGGGTCTCTTACGCCCGGCACGCCCGACGCCCTTCGCCATAGACGATGGCAAGAGGCAATGCGCCCGCCCTAACGTAGAATTCGCGCCGGAGAATCGCCGGCGCGAATGTGTCACGCTACGGAGGCCTCTATGAGCGTCACCTTGAAATTCTGGTCAGAGGACGGCGAAGTCGCGGCCGTCGATGTGCCGCCTGCGGAACTGGCCACGCAACTGAATCCAAGCCCGACGGGAACCACCGTCGCGCAACCGCCGGCCCACCGGTCGCAGCCGGAACGCTGGACCATGCCGGACGAACCGGACCACCTGGGCGATTTCGCGTAGCACGATACCTCATCGGATACGCTGCCTTGGGGACAGCGCGGCACAGGCGCCGCAGGAGAAGGGGCCTCCATCACGGGCCCATAGCGCGCCCTGCAGCGCGGGCCGCCCCTTCAGGGCTGCTCAGGCATCCGCCAGCCGCGAGGCGAACTGCCGCGTGATCATTTCCACGCCGAGATCGAGCAGCATCGACGCATCGGAATCATCACCGATCGACGCCACGCTGACCAGCCGGAAGGACAAGACTGTCATCGTGTACTTCTGCCGGTACACATCCGCATAGGACTTCAACTGATGCAGGGCGTCGTTGAGGGGCAGCAAGGTGGCATATGCCGCCAGCCGTGCGCGCGAACTGACGAAGCTGTTCGCATTGGGTTCTGTCCGGGTCGACAGTGTTTCCTCAAGTGTCAACAGCAGCATCGCAACCTCTCTCACCCTCATACCCGGCGGACAGACACGGCAACCGATCGGCCTGCAGGCCGCCTGTAGGCATATCGGAGCGCGGATTGCCCGGCCGCGGCAGGAAACCGTCATCTGCGGCAGCCGCGCGGACGACCATGTCGGGATCATACGCCGCCGATAACTGCCCGCCACCCTGCCCGAGCAGGCCACCCGATCCGAGCGGCGGCAGACCCGCCCGGGGCTTGCGCCTCGCGCGGGGATCATGCGCTCCATGCGCCACGGCATGGAAACCGGATAGAATCGGCGCCGGGCCGTTCGCCGAACAGCCCGCCCCCACCAGCCGGACTCGCACCCTGATATGTTGCCGCCAGCCAGCGCAGCGCCCACCACCCGACCGCATGGCACCGCCGGCGAAATCCTGGCCGTGTTTCTCAAACTGGGCCTGACTTCCTTCGGCGGGCCGGTCGCCCACCTCGGCTACTTCCGCCGCGAATTCGTCGAGCGACGCCAGTGGCTGAGCGACGAGGCGTTCACCGACCTGGTCGGACTGTGCCAATTCCTGCCCGGGCCAGCCAGCAGCCAGGTCGGCTTCTCGATCGGCATGCTGCGCGCCGGCTGGCTCGGAGGGCTGGCCGCCTGGTGCGGCTTCACGGTGCCTTCCATCCTGCTCCTGCTTGCGTTCGCCGCCATCGCGCCGGGACTCGGCGGAGCGCTCGGCCAAGGCCTGATCCACGGCCTCAAGCTGGCCGCGGTGGCCGTCGTTGCGCAAGCCGTCTGGGACATGGCGCGCAAACTGTGCCCCGATCACCGTCGGGCGGCCATCGCGCTCAGCGCCATCCTGCTCCTCAGCGTGCTGACAACGGTCTACGCGCAGGTCATCGCCATCGGTGCCGGGGCCGTGCTGGGACTGCTGCTGTGCCGGCGTACCGATGGCGCCGGCATGGGTGCGCCTGCATCACCCGCGCCAGGCGGCCCGCTCTCGCGCCGGACCGGAATCCTGGCGCTGGCACTGTTCTGCGCACTACTGATGCTGGGCACCGCGCCGCTGCTCGGCCAGCAATTCGGCCGCGCGGCCGAAGTCTTCGACGCGTTCTACCGCTCGGGCGCATTGGTATTCGGCGGTGGCCACGTCGTACTGCCGCTGCTGCAGAACGAAACCGTGGCCACGGGCTGGGTGTCGTCAAGCGATTTCCTGGCCGGCTACGGCGCGGCGCAGGCGGTGCCCGGTCCCCTGTTCACCTTTGCCGCCTACCTGGGCTGGATGATGGCCGAACCGCCGCACCACCTGGCCGGTGCCGCGCTCGCAACGGCCGGCATCTTCCTGCCCGGCCTGCTGCTCGTGCTGGCGGCCTTGCCCTTCTGGCACACGCTGCGTGCCCGACCGGTGGCCGCGGCCATGATGCGTGGCGTCAATGCCGCCGTGGTCGGTCTGCTGGCCAGCGCACTCTATTCCCCGGTGTGGACCAGTGCGGTGCATACTCAACCGGATTTTGCCGCCGCCGCGATAGCCTTTGTGCTGCTCACCCGCTGGAAGGCACCGCCCCTGGTGGTGGTCCTGCTGTGCGCGCTGGCCGGCATCGCCCCGGCGGCGGTGGGCTGAGGCGAAAATCCGCCGGCTGCCGCCGGCACCGTACGCAGGCCAGGCCACGCTGCCAGTCCACGGATGGCCGCGATGAACTCACAAGCAACCGGCATGGGCGGCATGGACGACATGAACAGCAAGAAGCACTGGGAAGCGGTCTATGGCAGCAAGAGCGCCGACGCGGTCAGTTGGTATGCGCCGCATCTGCAGACCTCCCTGCGCTACATCCAGCGCGCCGCGCCCGACCGCCACAGCCGCATCATCGATATCGGCGGCGGCGAGGCCACGCTGGTCGACGACCTGCTCGCCGCGGGATATGAGAATCTCGCCGTGCTCGACCTGTCGGAAACGGCACTCGCGGCAACCCGGCTACGCCTCGGCACGGCGGCCGCAGCGGTGCAATGGCTCGCTGCGGATGTGCTCGAATCCGACTTCGCCCCGGATTCGCTCGATGTCTGGCATGACCGCGCCGTCTTCCACTTCCTGACCACCGACTTGCAGCGCCGGCGCTACGTCCAGCAGGTGCTCAAGGCCCTGCGCGTCGGCGGCCATGCGATCGTCGCCACGTTCGGGCCGGACGGTCCGCTCCAGTGCAGCGGCCTGGACGTTGCGAGGTATGCGCCGGAGCAGTTGCATGGAACCTTCGGTGCGCCATTCCAGTTGATGGACAGCACCACCGAGATCCATACCACCCCCTGGGGCGCCCCCCAGCAGTTCACCTACTGCTTCTGCCGCATGCAGGAGCGCTGACCGGCATCGGGCCCGAGCCATGGCAACAGCGGGCGGTGCGCCAGCGGTGCCATACCCCCGGCCGACCGCGTGCGGACCAGATCCGCCACCTTTGTTTGCAGAAGCAGACGCCGAAAACAGCCATACTTTTCCAATATGCCGACGCCGCACGGCATGTACGATTCACTAAAACGAATTCGGGAAAGTCCATGCCCTACATCAAAGCGGCAGCCTGCCTGCTCGCCTGCGTAGTGGTCAGCCTGGTCCTGGCCGACCGCTATCCCCAGTATGACGATGCCCTCGCCCTGGCGGGCCTTGCGTCCGGTCTCGCGCTCGCGGGCCGCGCGGTCTTCCGCGGCACCCGCAAAGCCAGCTGATTTCCCCTTCCCTGGCCGGGCTCCCGGCCTATCCGGGCGCTGAGCGCCGGCTCCTGCGCTGAGCCGGCCCACCTGCCCGGCGCGCCTCGCGACCCGTTTCCGCGACCTCCCTGCCCGTCCTTTCCGCACGTTTCGCGGCTCGCCGAGAATCAGCTCGACGTTCATTGCCCTCACTCGCAAACGCTAAGCCGGGCAGCCGGCCTGCCTGCCACCCCGGCGCGCCACGACGCCACATTCCCCTGCGTACTGCCTGCCGCCTTGGGCGCCAGCGCGAATTCACCTCCCGAGCCCATGGCGAAGACGATGCGTCAACCACGAAAGAATTGCGAAAGTCACGTGTCAAAAATATTTCATTAAGTTTTACTTATATCTGTGTTCAAATCATCTAAAGCAGCGTTGCTGCACTCCCAAGCGCGCCTATTGCGCAAGGCTGGCCGGCAACCATGCCAGCCAGCCCCCTTTTCCTCCCAACCCCACATTCGAGGTAATACGGAAAAGGCGTTGGAGAATCGATACACAGCTCGCCGCGCCTCCACGATCCGACATGACTGTGCTCTACTTGGCATGCGCAGGCCGCTATGCGCACTCCTTGTACGCCGGGCAACCGAGCCATTCCGTTGTCCGGCGTCTTCCTCCCTCGCGCTGGCGCCGCCCACCGGCCGCATCGGTATCACCGCCCTCCAGTCAGAGAAACAGAGGCCGATTTCCCCTTCATTTCCCCGGCTCGGCGACCGCACCTCGGGCGTAGGATCCGTATCATGATCGTGCTCCTCGAGGAAACTGCATGCCGCACCTCAAGGCTCTTGCCACCCTGTCTGGCTGCCTGACGCTCGCCATGCTGATGGCGCAGCGGTTCCCCCAATATGCCGACGGCATGGGCCTGGCCGGCATCACCCTTGGCCTCGGACTCGCCGGACGCCTCATTTTCCAAAGCCCGGACAGGACCATCGATCCTTGATGGCCGGCCTGCCCCGACCGGGCGATCCTTCGCCTGTCGGGGCCTCCCCGCTTTTCCGCACCGCCCGCGCACGCTCAGCCTGACGCAGCACAGGCCTGCCCGCGCCTGGCGCCGCCTCTCCGCGCCGCGCCATCCCGCCAAAACCTCTCCCCGGCGAAAAGCCACCATTTCAGCACAATGCCGGACCATGCATCCCACGGCCGGTAGCGTCCGCATGCGTCCAGACCCCGCCCAGGGCGCAACGCCTCGGCAGCCGCGATAACGCCTCGCCAATCGACACGCACGTAGTCGTGCAATGGCTCAATGGCTCAATGGCTCAATGGCGCAATCGCAAGCACACCCGCCCGCCCGACGTGCCGACAGCGAATTACGGCATTAATGTCTCATCCATAAGACGTATATTCATATTATCTGAATAATCATGCATTTTGACATTTTTAGCATATTAAACAGGACACCACCAATACGGACGTCGCCACCGCCACCTACCGCACCGTGGCCCAGCTCGACTTCTCCACCGGCAAGCTCGCCTTCACCCATACCAACGCCTATAGCGGCAACAACGGGCGTGCGGCGGTCCTCGCCGGTGGCATGTACTACATGGTGGGCAACGCCGGCAACTCGGGCAAGAATCCCAAGCCGACCACCGCACAGCTCGACATGCTGAGCATGAGTACCGGTGTACAGAGCATTGCGGCCGGCAGCACGTGCGCCTTCACGCAAGTGATCGGCACCTTCCAGTCCGGATCGGGCACCGGCACCTACACGGCCGCGCCGGCCGGTACCGCTTGCTCGCTGGCAAGCCTCGGCACCATCGCCGGCGGCAGTCCGACCGGCGACCAGTTCGGCTTCACCATCGCCAGCCTGCCGACCACGCCGGCCACCGCAGCCGACAAGACCGGCAAGGATGTCAATCTGCGCGGCCTCTATGTCGGCCCGGACGGCACCATGTACGTGTCCAAGGGCAGCGGCGGTAATGGCGTGAACACGGTCTACCAGGTCGGCGCGGCAGGCGTGCTCGCCAACGGCGGCAAGCTGCCGCAGAACGCGGCCATCAGCATCCTGCCAGGCTTCCCCACCACCCTGGCGACGAACCTGCCGGCCAGCATCACCTCGGCGAGCCAGGTCACCGGCACGATGTATCCGTTCGGCATGTGGATGCCGTCGAGCAACACGTCACTGATGTTCGTTGCGGATGAGGGTGATGCCGTCGTCGGCGACCAGCAGATCGGCAGCGGCGGCCTCTGGGTCTACCAGAAGCAGAGCGGCATCTGGACGCCGATCGCCCACCTGACGGCCGGCCTGAATCTCGGCACCGCCTACACCGTCACCGATGCCAAGGGCACGTATGGCACCGCCGGCGCCAGCTACACCACCACGCCGGACGGGCTGCGCAACCTGACCGGCCAGGTCAACAGCGACGGCTCCTTCACCCTGTACGCGACGACCTCCACGATCGGCAACAGCCTGGGCTCAAAGTTCGACGCGGGCGCCGACTCGAACCAACTCGTCAAGATCACGGTATCCGTCAACGGTTCGACCGTGACGGCGAGCGGAAGCGGCTTCAGCGTGATGCAAACCGCGCCGTACGGCCAGGTCCTGCGCGGCGTGGCACTGGTGCCGAGCGCCTCCTAGGCGACAAAGCGCACCTGATACGGTGGCGGGCCATTGCCGGACGGCCCGCCATCCTGTGGCGCGCAGCCAGCAGCTTTGGCTTGGCCTGGCGACCCTGCGTCGCCCACCTCAATCCTCAGTCGCTGCCGCCGGCGGGTCCGTCACGACGTGATAGGCATCCGCAGCCGTCTCGACGATCCCCGTCATCACGCACAGCAGGTCTTCATCGACCGCACCGTCAGCGCGGACACCGGTCGCGGTCGCGGCCCCGGCACCGGGCGGGTCGAAGGCAAAGACCACCACCGAGGCCAGGTCGGGACACTCCCGCAGGCGGGCGTTCAGCTCGTCCAGGTACTGCTGCCTGGTCAGCGGCGTGCGCAGGTCCATCGGGGGGAAGCTCATGAGGAAGCTCAGGCGAGCTTATGGGGAAGCTTGTGCGGAACCGCCAGAAGGAAAACTCAGAAGTCCCAGCTATTGAGCGCCACATCGCCGGACGCATCCGCCGCCCACTTCTGCCTGGCGGCCTCCAGGATGCGGTCGCGATGGGCGTGGAAAACGTCGATCGGCCGGCCGATCTGTCCCTGCGTCAGGGCGTCCAGGGCCGAACGCGAGACGAAGCCTCGTCCGGCAGCAGCGCCTGCGCGGATAGCAAAAATGACCTGCTCGCCGTCTTCGGACAAGCTGGCGGTGTGGATGTCGAATACGGCCGACATAGGCGTCTCCGGTTGGGTGAGCGATGCATGCTAGCACGAAGCCGGATTCCACCCTGCCCCACGTCGGCATGGAATCAGGTGCCTTGCGATCCACGCCCCGTCGCCACGCCAGCGCATACGCCCCCGAAGCTCAGGGCAGTTCCAGTCCTCCTCCGGCCTGCGGCCTCGCTCAGCTTCGGCGGCCGAAGAACTGAAGCACAAGGGAAGCACACCTGCAAGACGGGCTTCCGTCCGCCCGCTGCGATGGGGTATCGGATGAGAGCAAGCACTGTACTGCCGTGACCGCCGGGCGGCTTTTCGCCGCTCGGTAGCCACGGAAGCATGA of the Cupriavidus malaysiensis genome contains:
- a CDS encoding metal-dependent hydrolase, giving the protein MASNKAHHATGWAAGLIAAALVAHAGTAGPQGLRAGLALFGAIAGGTAPDWLEVAWWSRSRRLWITHRTLTHWGIGWAAACAWAYHSLAAHPVAALGFGFACGGLMHLLADWPNPRGVPWIYGRHSLKLWNSGRCDLIVIAAAWLAAAAVADHVWFHGIHSRWLVDVVRAGRPIS
- a CDS encoding DUF1488 family protein; this translates as MSAVFDIHTASLSEDGEQVIFAIRAGAAAGRGFVSRSALDALTQGQIGRPIDVFHAHRDRILEAARQKWAADASGDVALNSWDF
- the chrA gene encoding chromate efflux transporter, translating into MLPPASAAPTTRPHGTAGEILAVFLKLGLTSFGGPVAHLGYFRREFVERRQWLSDEAFTDLVGLCQFLPGPASSQVGFSIGMLRAGWLGGLAAWCGFTVPSILLLLAFAAIAPGLGGALGQGLIHGLKLAAVAVVAQAVWDMARKLCPDHRRAAIALSAILLLSVLTTVYAQVIAIGAGAVLGLLLCRRTDGAGMGAPASPAPGGPLSRRTGILALALFCALLMLGTAPLLGQQFGRAAEVFDAFYRSGALVFGGGHVVLPLLQNETVATGWVSSSDFLAGYGAAQAVPGPLFTFAAYLGWMMAEPPHHLAGAALATAGIFLPGLLLVLAALPFWHTLRARPVAAAMMRGVNAAVVGLLASALYSPVWTSAVHTQPDFAAAAIAFVLLTRWKAPPLVVVLLCALAGIAPAAVG
- a CDS encoding class I SAM-dependent methyltransferase, whose translation is MNSKKHWEAVYGSKSADAVSWYAPHLQTSLRYIQRAAPDRHSRIIDIGGGEATLVDDLLAAGYENLAVLDLSETALAATRLRLGTAAAAVQWLAADVLESDFAPDSLDVWHDRAVFHFLTTDLQRRRYVQQVLKALRVGGHAIVATFGPDGPLQCSGLDVARYAPEQLHGTFGAPFQLMDSTTEIHTTPWGAPQQFTYCFCRMQER